The Alteromonas macleodii ATCC 27126 genome segment ATGGTAAGAAACTCATTCATATACTGCATGTTATGCGCCTCCTACAGCGCGTACTTTGACATTAATTGATCAACCCATTGTGGGACGATGTGAGAAGCAGGGCCTGTTAGCGATTCATCGAACAATGCATTAGTTACGCCCGGCTCCAAATTTGCCTCTATGGTGTGTGCGCCACTTTCTTTAGCGATCTGAACAAAACCCGCGGCAGGATAGACATTACCTGATGTGCCAATGGCAATAAACACATCAGCCTTTGAAAGCGCATCGTAAATCTCTTCCATGTACATGGGCATTTCACCAAACCACACGATATCCGGTCGTAAGGTTACTCTGTTGCAACACGGGCATTTAGTGGTGTGATCAAAACTATCACTCCAGTCAAAAGTTTTCTGGGTTATAGCGCAGCGCGCAGATAGCAGTTTACCATGCATATGGTAAACAGACTGGCTTCCACCGCGCTCATGCAAGTCATCCACATTTTGAGTAACCAACATCAGGTTGCTACCGAACGCTTTCTCAAGTTTGGCCAGCGCCTCATGCGCTGCATTAGGATTCACGTCGTCTTGCTGTAACTGCGCACGTCGAGCGTTGTAAAAGCGATAAACTAAGCTAGGATTTTGTTCAAAAGCCTCTGGGGTGGCCACCTCTTCTAGGCGATGATTTTCCCAAAGGCCGTCATTATCCCGAAATGTCTTTAATCCAGATTCAGCGGAAATCCCCGCACCGGTAAGAATAACAATATTGGGTAGAGATTGATCAGATGGCATCAGGTTGTTCTTACTCTGTAGTTATAGCGCTAATTATACGATTAGCATGTTGTATATTTACTTAGTTAAAAGCCGCGACTCTTTACATATCTTTGACCACAGGATATTGAGTATCAGCGCCCCACTCTGACCAAGAGCCATCGTATACTGAAACCTGAGTAGCGCCGCACAATAATGCCGCCACACCAATTATGCAGGCGGTAACGCCAGAACCACACGTACAAATAATAGGTTTGCGTAAATCGATATTAGCGCGGTCAAAAATAGCCTTAAGCTGCTCAACTGGCAAAAAATGCCCGCTTTTGAGTAAGGTGTCAAAAGGAATATTAAACGCACCAGGCATATGACCTGAACGTACTCCTTCACGAGGCTCTGACACTTCTCCTTTGAATCGCGGCGCGCTGCGCGCATCAACAAGTTGTGCTTCAGTATTTATTGCCTGAAGTACTGCACCGGAATTTGCGAACCAACCAGGCCTAGGCGTAGCTTGATAGGTTAATTTTCCGTATTGTTGTTGTTCTGAAACCGGCAGCGCTGCTTTTTCCCATGCAGGCTGTCCGCCATTTAATATATAAACATCTTGGTGGCCCAACGCTTTTAACATCCACCACACTCTTGGCGCAGAATATATTCCACGGGTATCGTATACCGTAATAGGTGTATTCGCTGTTATACCCTGATTACCAAGATAAATTGCAAGGTCATTTGCAGAAGGCATACTGTGAGGGAGACCTGTAGTGTGATCGCTACCTTCACTATCTAAGTCAAAGTCGACTGACGCAGGTAAAACCATTGCCGTGCGCGTATCTGGTGTTTTTGAAACGGGGTCGTCCATTAACGCTCGTACAAGCGTTACCGGCTTTTGTTGCATTACATTGGCTAATTCACCAACTGAGAGCAATACCGATGCCATTACATTCTCCTAAAAGGCACCCACATCAGTGAGTGCCCTGTAATACCCCGATAAAACAAATCGGTACGTATTCAAACACATCACATAGTTAGCTAACCAACTAACCTATGTTGCGGATCTACTTAGCTAAGAGCTGCGATAGCCGCGTCGTAGTTCGGCTCTTCTGTTGTTTCTGCAACTTGCTCTGTGTAAACCACTTTGCCTTCGGCATCGATAACCACTACTGAACGAGACAGCAGCCCAGTAAGCGGCGCTGATTCAAAGGTAACACCATAGTCATCACCAAAGCTTGAGCGGAAAGTCGAGCCTGTGAGTACATTTTCAATACCTTCAGCACCACAGAAGCGACCCGCTGCAAACGGAAGATCTGCCGATACACAGATAACTGTAGTGTTATCCAATTTTGCCGCTTCTTCGTTGAATTTACGCACAGACATTGCGCATGTTCCCGTGTCGATAGAAGGGAAAATGTTTAATACCACATTTTTTCCTGCAAGCTCAGACAGTGTTACTTCACCCAAATCTGCTTTCACTAATGTAAAGTCTGGTGCAGATGTACCTACTTCAGGAAGCTGACCCTTTGTCGTAACTGTATTGCCTTGAAAAGTAACTGATGCCATTCGCTTTCTCCGTGTTTTGTTAATATGAAATAGTGGATGTAAAACAATACTTTCGCAAATAAAAGTGACGCTTTTTAAATGTTACTTTTAACCTGCGACTCTGCAAACGCAAGCTTATGCTGCAAATGCGGCTTACCTTTTAAATATTCCCGTCTAAACACACTGAAATAATGCGCTAAGGTTTGCGCCCCTTGCTTCTGCTGCGCAAGGTCTAAAACGCTAATACCAACTTCAGCAGTACAGTGTTGGAAATCATGGGTAGATTCGCGTAGTAAATAATCTGACGCTACGTCCATACTCACGCCCAACACAGGAAAGTCATGCAAGTAAGGGCTCTTCACGAACATTTTTTTTGCTTCACGCCACGTTCCATCCAAGAAAATAAATAGTAACGTTTTCCCAGTATTCAATGGTGGCGTATCAATACAACGTTCAGCTGCAGCATATTCGTGTGGAAATACCACGATAGGAAAATATTTTTCGTTGCGAAGTAACGCCAATAGCGCCTCTTCTGGCTCGGTGCGCTTCCACAAAAATGCGTGGTTATCTTTAACCACGTCCGCAATTAAACGACCGGTATTAGTAGGCTTATAATATTCGCCTTTGTACATCAAGAACAAAACCGCCACATCAGTGCCAGCCTCAGGCTTAAATTCACAAATACAGTTTTGCGTTGGAAGCAGACATGCGTCGCAGCGAACTACTTTACTCCCACGAGCGTGGAATGGACGTTCAGCACGAGATAACTCGTCTAAACGAAGTGACATAACAGAATTCAAGATAGTACGTCTTTGCCAAAATTTTTATGGATTTTACCATAGTAATTTGTGATAAAAGAGCGCAATTATCTTATCAATTTTTTGATTAAAATTTGGAATGTTTGGGAGTAGATAAATGGTGCCCGGGGCCGGACTTGAACCGGCACGCTGTTACCAGCGAGGGATTTTAAATCCCTTGTGTCTACCAATTTCACCACCCGGGCATCGGGTTGCTTTTCAGCAAAGGTGTCAGGCGTAGAACCTGATGCTGCGTTGCAGCGTTTGGAGGCGGAACCCGGAGTCGAACCGAGATAGACGGATTTGCAATCCGCTGCATAGCCATTCTGCCATTCCGCCAGATGCGTCTGGCGCGTGATTAAAACTCATCTCTAAGATGATTGGAGCGGGAAACGAGATTCGAACTCGCGACCCCGACCTTGGCAAGGTCGTGCTCTACCAACTGAGCTATTCCCGCATGTCTTAATCGACCATTTCGTTTGGTTGATGTCCTCTCGAAATGTGGGGTGCATTCTACCTACCCATTCAAAACTGTCAACACAAAAAAGCGTTTAAATTGAGATAAATGCGGTTTTTTATGATCGTTTGCTATTTTTTTATTCACTTTGATTAATGTACGATCAATTTCACTTTACTGCGCCACTTCGAAGGTGTGGCCAGGCCGCTTTTGTATAAACAAACATTGACCAAATTGACAGCACTGCTGAGAAATATAAAAGAATATAACCTAAAGAAACCCAATAAATAGTTATGCCCATAAAGGTTTCTAATCCCGACAACAAGCCAATTAAGGCTAACATTTGCGCAGTGGTTTTTGCTTTACCTATAAAAGACACTTTAACCGCATCCCTTACACCATTCGAACCCATCCATTCACGTAACGCCGACACATAAATTTCACGAACCAATAGCGCAATAGATGGCAACGTGATCCACAGGTTTGCATAACTATGAGTAATCATAAGAAGAGCAGCGCCCACAATGAGCTTGTCTGCTACAGGATCTAAGAATGCACCAAAGGGTGTAGACTGCTGTAGTTTTCTTGCTAGATAGCCGTCAAACCAGTCCGTTATTGCCGCAAGCCAAAAAATAAATGCGCCTGCCTCGTGCGCCCAGCGCCAATCAAGAAAATAAACAACTACAAATACAGGAATAAGGATTACTCGGAATAAAGTAATACAGTTTGGAACAGTCCACATAAAAAGTACGTCTCGGTGTTATGCCTCTATGGGCGTTTTAGCGCGGTAGCGTATAAGCTCTGCATCTTTCATTTTTGTAACACATTACCTTAATTTGTAATGCATTGCTTGTTACTCATTCATTTATTGATGAAGGTGGTCGTAAATAGTTTCCGCCAGTTCAGGGCTTATACCAGGTACATTTGAAATTTCATCTTTGCTGGCTTTCTTAAGACCCTGCAAGCCCCCCATGAATTTAAGCAGTGTTTGTCTGCGTTTAGCACCAATACCAGGTATGCTTTCCAAACTCGACGTGGTTTTAACTTTCTGGCGTCGGTTGCGGTGCCCAGTAATGGCAAATCGGTGAGACTCATCGCGAATATGCTGAATAAGGTGAAGCCCTGGCGAATGGCTGTCCATCGGCAGAACCTGATGGCTACCTGCCAGTATTAGTGTTTCTAAGCCAGGCTTACGGGTGGTGCCTTTTGCCACGCCTAACAGCATAGGCTTTTTATCATGGGGCCAATCTTCAAAAAACGCTTCTGCTTGGGCAAGCTGTCCTTTACCACCGTCTATTAATAGAAGGTCAGGTATTTTTTGCACTTCTTTCACTGACTTGTAGCGACGTTTTAACGCCTGTGCCATGGCCGCGTAGTCATCACCTGGGGTGATGCCTTCTATATTATATCGGCGATAGTCACTTTTGTGCGGACCTTCACGATTAAATACCACACACGAAGCAACCGTTTGCTGGCCAGACGTATGTGATATATCAAAACACTCCATGCGTTGAATAGGCGTATCAACTTCCAGTGCCGCTTCTAAGTCGAGATAGCGTGCAAACACAGACTTTTGCTGACTGTATTGAGCATCTAACGCAGTTTGCGCATTTGACTGCGCCAGCTGCAGGTACTTGCGCTTCTCTTCCCTCGCCCCTTTGAAGAACTGGACCTTGTGTCCCGCTTCACTGGCTAGTACATCTGCTATCGCGTCTTCGTCAGTTAATGTATTGCTAAGTACTATCTGCTTGGGAATAACTTTGTTACCCGCCAGATAGAACTGTAGGAAGAAAGATTCAAAAACTTCTTGTTCATCGGCAGTGTTGGGTACTTTGGGAAAATAGGCCTTGCTGCCTAACAACTGCCCTTCACGAATAAACATTACCTGAATGCACGCCATATTGCCTTTGAACGCAAACCCAAACACATCCATTTCGTCTTGAGTACCAGCAACCCACTGTCGTTCTTGAACTTTTCTTAGTGCATTAATCTGATCGCGGTAACGGGCAGCAGCTTCAAAGTTGAGTGCCTCGCTGGCTGCTTCCATCTTTTCCACCAGCCCACCAATGACCTGCTGGTTTTTACCTTTCAAGAACAAGCGTGCAAAATTGACCTGCTCTTTATATTCTTCATCGCTCACATAGCCTTCTACACACGGCGCACTGCAGCGCTGCATCTGATACTGAAGACAAGGTCTGCTGCGTGCTCGGTAATAGCTATCTTCGCACTGACGTACGGGGAAAATTCGCTGCATTGAACGCAAGCTTTCTCGCACCGACCAAGCACTGGGGTATGGGCCAAAGTATTCGCCCTTTTTCTTTTGAGGGCCGCGATGGAAAGAAAGCCTTGGATGTTCGTGGTCGGATAAGAAGATAAAGGGATAAGACTTGTCGTCACGCATGACCACGTTGTAACGCGGTTTGTATTTCTTGATGAAGTTGTTCTCAAGCAAGAACGCTTCGGTTTCGCTGTTTACAACCGTGACATCCATGTTCGCAATCTGACTAACTAGCGAACGCGTTTTGGCGTTATCAAGATTACTACGAAAATAGCTTGATACACGCTTTTTAAGGTTTTTGGCTTTTCCTACGTAAATAACCTCTTCCTGACTATTGTACATGCGGTACACGCCAGGTTGAGAGGTTAGATTCTTAAGAAATGCTGCTGAATCAAATGCAGACATAATCACTTTGACGTTGCGCGTCTAGTGACGCTTAAAAGGTGTTAGGATTGATAAGCTTATGACGATAGGCCAAGTGCGTTAGCTCTACATCAGAATTTACGCCTAACTTTTGAAACATTCGGTAACGGTAAGTATTAACCGTTTTTGAGTTAATACTGAGTTCTCGGGCTATATCCGGCACTTTGTGACCTTCGGTTAATCGCATTGCTATTGTAAGTTCTCTACTCGATAGCTCGTCAAACGGATTATCCGAACTAGGCAATAACTTACCGATGGCGATGCTATTGGCCACTTCTTGATCAACATACTTTTGTCCTGCCGCAACTTTATGGATAGCGCGTATTACTTCATCTGGCTCTGCATCTTTTGTCAGAAAACCGTATGCGCCTGCATCCATAACTTGCATTGGAATAGGGCTTTCCTTGTGCATTGAAACACAAATAACACGCGTATTTTCAGACATACGAACAATTTTCTTTGTCGCTTCCAGTCCACCAATACCGGGCATATTCACGTCCATGAGTACCACATCTGGCGCGTTTTTTCGGCACAAAAGTACCGCGTCTTCACCGTTCTTCGCTTCTGCGAGAATAGTAAAATCGTCTACGTCTTCCAGAATCCGGCGTATCCCTGTTCTGACCAAATCATGGTCATCTGCTAGGATTATTTTTATCACTCTAGTATCTCACTGACTTCAGTTTTACATACAACTGGAATAAAGGCTGATAACGTTCATTAATGAGAAGTATTACCAGCCTTTAACCTTATCCAAGTCATCATACCACGAGATAAGAATTCGTGAAGTAGAGATACACAATTTGAAACTAAATTATTGATCTAGATTACTTTTAGGCAGCTATTTAGGTAATTCAAACCACAAGGCCACACTTTCCTCTGAGGCTTTCAGACGAATGATGTCTTGCTCGTAAATACCCAAAGCATCGCCTGCCTCTATTTCAACTGCATTCGTTTCACTGTCTACCACAGCCTGTACATTACCGCTAATCATATGAAGGTAACCCTTTTGGTCTTCAGTGCCATGCTCCCATGTTTCGCCAGCTTTCAAAGTTAAACGGCTGATTGCCGCATTTTGCTTAATGCGTAATGACCCTTCCCTACCGTCATCACTTACTAATAATTCAAGCTTTGAATCATGGTTATTTCCACCTGGCTGTGTGCCAAAGGTTTTTTGCGCATAGCTGGGCGTACCGCCTTTTTCATTGGGCACAATCCAAATTTGCAGAAAGTTAACAGGCTCTTCAGTAGAAGGGTTAAACTCCGAATGCATAATACCCTTACCTGCACTCATTACTTGCACGTCACCCGCAGGCACTACGTACTCATTACCGGTATTATCCTTGTGCTTTAAAGCACCGCTCACAACATATGAAATTATCTCCATATCTCTGTGACCGTGGGTTTCAAAACCTCTGCCGGCCTGAACAACATCGTCATTGATAACCCGTAGCGCTGAAAACCCCATATGTTTTGCATCATAATAATGTCCAAACGAAAAGCTATGTTGGCTTTTTAGCCAGCCAAAGTTCACTTTTCCTCTTTCATTCGCTTTTCTCAAATACATCATCTTGCATTCCTTATAACCGTAAGCCGCCACTGGCTCTTCTCCCCAACAGGAGTAACGCTGGGCGATAGAACATGTGTCAAGGGCTAATTATTTAATAAGGCCATTTTAATCCTCTTTAATAGGAATAAAATGTCATATATTTGAGCTTATTATTCTAATATTTAGAATTAAACTAACTGTCGGTCAACAGATGCGGGTTAAGCTACGCTAAGAAATAAAGCACAGTCTTTGCAGCGCGGTTTCTACAACCGCAGGGTGACAGGCTAAATTTAGCCTAATATGGTGTGGAGAACCAAAGGTCGCGCCGTCGTTACCTATCACGCCTCGCTCAATACATCCTTCCACAGTGG includes the following:
- the uvrY gene encoding UvrY/SirA/GacA family response regulator transcription factor — its product is MIKIILADDHDLVRTGIRRILEDVDDFTILAEAKNGEDAVLLCRKNAPDVVLMDVNMPGIGGLEATKKIVRMSENTRVICVSMHKESPIPMQVMDAGAYGFLTKDAEPDEVIRAIHKVAAGQKYVDQEVANSIAIGKLLPSSDNPFDELSSRELTIAMRLTEGHKVPDIARELSINSKTVNTYRYRMFQKLGVNSDVELTHLAYRHKLINPNTF
- a CDS encoding pirin family protein, which encodes MMYLRKANERGKVNFGWLKSQHSFSFGHYYDAKHMGFSALRVINDDVVQAGRGFETHGHRDMEIISYVVSGALKHKDNTGNEYVVPAGDVQVMSAGKGIMHSEFNPSTEEPVNFLQIWIVPNEKGGTPSYAQKTFGTQPGGNNHDSKLELLVSDDGREGSLRIKQNAAISRLTLKAGETWEHGTEDQKGYLHMISGNVQAVVDSETNAVEIEAGDALGIYEQDIIRLKASEESVALWFELPK
- the uvrC gene encoding excinuclease ABC subunit UvrC is translated as MSAFDSAAFLKNLTSQPGVYRMYNSQEEVIYVGKAKNLKKRVSSYFRSNLDNAKTRSLVSQIANMDVTVVNSETEAFLLENNFIKKYKPRYNVVMRDDKSYPFIFLSDHEHPRLSFHRGPQKKKGEYFGPYPSAWSVRESLRSMQRIFPVRQCEDSYYRARSRPCLQYQMQRCSAPCVEGYVSDEEYKEQVNFARLFLKGKNQQVIGGLVEKMEAASEALNFEAAARYRDQINALRKVQERQWVAGTQDEMDVFGFAFKGNMACIQVMFIREGQLLGSKAYFPKVPNTADEQEVFESFFLQFYLAGNKVIPKQIVLSNTLTDEDAIADVLASEAGHKVQFFKGAREEKRKYLQLAQSNAQTALDAQYSQQKSVFARYLDLEAALEVDTPIQRMECFDISHTSGQQTVASCVVFNREGPHKSDYRRYNIEGITPGDDYAAMAQALKRRYKSVKEVQKIPDLLLIDGGKGQLAQAEAFFEDWPHDKKPMLLGVAKGTTRKPGLETLILAGSHQVLPMDSHSPGLHLIQHIRDESHRFAITGHRNRRQKVKTTSSLESIPGIGAKRRQTLLKFMGGLQGLKKASKDEISNVPGISPELAETIYDHLHQ
- a CDS encoding tRNA-uridine aminocarboxypropyltransferase, giving the protein MSLRLDELSRAERPFHARGSKVVRCDACLLPTQNCICEFKPEAGTDVAVLFLMYKGEYYKPTNTGRLIADVVKDNHAFLWKRTEPEEALLALLRNEKYFPIVVFPHEYAAAERCIDTPPLNTGKTLLFIFLDGTWREAKKMFVKSPYLHDFPVLGVSMDVASDYLLRESTHDFQHCTAEVGISVLDLAQQKQGAQTLAHYFSVFRREYLKGKPHLQHKLAFAESQVKSNI
- the pgsA gene encoding CDP-diacylglycerol--glycerol-3-phosphate 3-phosphatidyltransferase; amino-acid sequence: MWTVPNCITLFRVILIPVFVVVYFLDWRWAHEAGAFIFWLAAITDWFDGYLARKLQQSTPFGAFLDPVADKLIVGAALLMITHSYANLWITLPSIALLVREIYVSALREWMGSNGVRDAVKVSFIGKAKTTAQMLALIGLLSGLETFMGITIYWVSLGYILLYFSAVLSIWSMFVYTKAAWPHLRSGAVK
- a CDS encoding sulfurtransferase is translated as MASVLLSVGELANVMQQKPVTLVRALMDDPVSKTPDTRTAMVLPASVDFDLDSEGSDHTTGLPHSMPSANDLAIYLGNQGITANTPITVYDTRGIYSAPRVWWMLKALGHQDVYILNGGQPAWEKAALPVSEQQQYGKLTYQATPRPGWFANSGAVLQAINTEAQLVDARSAPRFKGEVSEPREGVRSGHMPGAFNIPFDTLLKSGHFLPVEQLKAIFDRANIDLRKPIICTCGSGVTACIIGVAALLCGATQVSVYDGSWSEWGADTQYPVVKDM
- the cobB gene encoding Sir2 family NAD+-dependent deacetylase codes for the protein MPSDQSLPNIVILTGAGISAESGLKTFRDNDGLWENHRLEEVATPEAFEQNPSLVYRFYNARRAQLQQDDVNPNAAHEALAKLEKAFGSNLMLVTQNVDDLHERGGSQSVYHMHGKLLSARCAITQKTFDWSDSFDHTTKCPCCNRVTLRPDIVWFGEMPMYMEEIYDALSKADVFIAIGTSGNVYPAAGFVQIAKESGAHTIEANLEPGVTNALFDESLTGPASHIVPQWVDQLMSKYAL
- the tpx gene encoding thiol peroxidase → MASVTFQGNTVTTKGQLPEVGTSAPDFTLVKADLGEVTLSELAGKNVVLNIFPSIDTGTCAMSVRKFNEEAAKLDNTTVICVSADLPFAAGRFCGAEGIENVLTGSTFRSSFGDDYGVTFESAPLTGLLSRSVVVIDAEGKVVYTEQVAETTEEPNYDAAIAALS